A window of Sorex araneus isolate mSorAra2 chromosome 3, mSorAra2.pri, whole genome shotgun sequence genomic DNA:
CACCACTTAGGAAACCCCATCCACAACAAACAAAGATATTTAAAACCCTGttcattaaaaatagaacaaaatattcaTTGTCCTCAGAATctggaaatatattaaaatttctgtttgtttttgttttagagaaaCACCAGTGTAGTGCTCaaaggttgttcctggctcttttttttaaaaaagtaactcatagtgctcagggaactctatgcagtgctaaggattgaaaCAGGGttagaggcatgcaaggcaaatgccttacctcctgtattatctctccagcccttagaaagATACTTTTTTGTATATCCTTCATCCAAATGAATCCTCTGTCTAACTCTAATTAAGAGATACTTTTTTTATCATGATCTTCAAGTTAAGATTATTTGGGTTTACTCCACAAGACGCAACCCTTGTactcatagcacagcgggtaggccttgcacgtggccgacccgggttcgattcctctgtccttctcagagagcctggcaagctacctagagtattccgctcgcacggcagagcctggcaagctacccgtggcatatttaatatgccaaaaacagtaacaacaagtctcacaatggagacgttactggtgcctactcgagcaaattgatgaacaatgggatgacagtgacagtgacaagacaATGTGAAGTAGGGGATTTATTAGTGTTCATTACCTCTATCTAAAATTCTCTGAAAGAGCATtactcttgggctggagagatagtagagggggtaaggcacttgccttgcatatagctgatcctagtttgatctccagcaccccatatggtcccccaagtcccttcaggagtcattcttgagcacaATGCCAAGAGTCAGTCCCAAGCACAACCATagatgcccctcccccaccgccaaataaaaacaaaacaacatcacTCCAACAAATATGGAAAACTAAGTCATATTTCCCTCTAATTCAGAGATCCTGACACTTATAGAAACTTCTGGCTGTGAGAGCACAGTGTGAGGTGTGGGTGTGATCATAGAACTGCACCACCTCTGGGGTTCCTGAGACTCCTAAAACCACCTATACTGTCTATTTCAAATGTGGATTAACCTCCACTGGACCAGAAGGCCCTGCCATGGTTGAAGAAGATACGTGTGAGATATCATCATGAACACACtcaatgaagaaaagaaattcgTTTGCTGAACCAAGTATCTACCTTTTATTGGCTCTTTACTTATTATTCTCCTTTCATTGGAAGTGTGGTCTGCAGAATGGTGACGTATAGGCAGCAATTGAATCAGAGATAGACAAATGGTTCTTCTAAGGCACTGGGAGCCCTGAGCCATGAAGTGTAGGATCAGATGCCTATTGAAGGCTGTCAGGGAAAAACTGGCTTTGCTAGTTCTTaggtcaaatttttattttagtggccTTAGTGGAGAGGCCTAGCAAGGACTTTCTAGTATTGAATGGAATCTGATAGGTCTGTGAGGTACAGATATTTGGTGACTTCCCAAAAGTCAAGTAGAAATTGAATGTCTTGTTAGTGGTCCAGGGATGGCTAAAGTGATAGTTAGTTCATGGATTTAGCTATCAGTTAAAACTCGACAACTTAAAGTTAATCAGTTTAGCGTTTAGCAGCTGGCTCATTGCTGGTGGGCTTGGAGTCAGTGGGTTGGGAGCAGCTGGGCTTGGAGTCAGTGGGCTGGGAGCAGCTGGGCTTAGAGTCAGTGGGTTGGGAGCAGCTGGGCTTAGAGTCAGCGGGTTGGGAGCAGCTGGACTTGGAGTCAGCGGGTTGGGAGCAGCTGGGCTTGGAGTCAGCGGGTTGGGGGCAGCTGGGCTTGGAGTCAGCGGGTTGGGGGCAGCTGGGTTGGGGGCAGCTGGGCTGGGAGCAGGTAGGCTGAGAGCTGGCAGGCTTGCAGCAGGCTGGGCGGCAGCTGGACTGTCCACAGTAGGATGGGCGGCAGCTGGACTGTCCACAGTAGGATGGGCGGCAGCAAGAGTACTGGACATAGTGCAGCTGGCAGCATGTTGGGGGCGTGCAGCTGGCCACACAGCAGGGGGGCAGGCAGGTGAAGTTCACGCAGCAGTCAGGGCGGTACCACCTGGTACGGCAGCAGGCAGCTCCTGAGCCTCCCTTCTGGCCACTGCCAGCACTTCCGCCAGTGCCGCAGCTGGTCGTGCAGCAGGCAGGCTTACCACAGCTGGTGATACAGCAGGTGGGCTTACCGCAGCCGGTTGTAGAGCAGGCAGGTTTACAACAGCTGGAGACACAGGGTCCAgtggtggtggtgctgctggGGAGTCCACAGCCGCTGGTGGTGCAGCACGCCATGGTGTCAGGAGCTTGAGACCTGAGTTTCTTGGAGAAGTTTTGGAGTTTTGGTAAGACTTGCATATTGGGCCTTTTATAAGTCTTTGTCAGCTGCTGTTTACATACTTTCCAAAGGCCCTTCCTTGTTTGTGTTGAAAGAACTCATCTCCAAATGATAATTGGCCCATCCCCAAGTTATTTTTTCAACCTTTGGAAGCCTTTAGAAGTTGATTTTATTTGCTCTACAATTAGGTTCTTTACCCCTAAAGGAAGGGTAAAGAACTCAGTAGTCATTAGTTTTCAAGTAGTCATTAGTCTTCCTGGGGCTCATCACCCCTAAGTTTCCCGTATTTCTAACTAATGTTCATTGCCCCAAAATATAATTGGTTGATGTCTCACTTGTAAGGAGTGTTAATACCCAATGTTGGTCCTTATAATTGAGCtcttgggtctcacccggcagcTTATTTTCCAGCCATATGACCATGAATGTTGATTGCTGCGTCTCTGATCTTCGCTTTGACTGTGAGGTCAGACTAGATTGTGTTGTCTAGAAAGGGGTGCTTTATTCAGGGCTGGGAAATGTGGATGAAGTGTTACTGGTAACAGTTTTGGAGCATCTATAATGTACTAAGGCAGTTCTGATATTTTTCATGAACCAGTTCATGAATTTTTGCACAGAAATTCTTTGAGGCATGTACCACTGCCACTTCATAATCAATATTAGGAAACTGAGCTAAACACATACTTAGTTTTTCCAAATTTACactatcactgtattactatcatcccattgctcatcgatttgctcaagcgggcaccagtaacatctccattgtgagacttgttactgtttttggtatatcgaatatgccacgggtagcttgccaaactctgccatgcgggtgagatactctcggtggtttgccgggctctccaagaggggtggaggaatcgaacccaggttggcctcatgcaaggcaaatgccctacctgctgtgctattgctccagcccatttaccACTTGTTAGTGTAAATTTGCCCACCCCCCTATGCAAATTTCCACTAACAAGTGGTAAATGTGAACACTTAACCCACACCATCTGATTTTAGGCTAAAGTCTTTTAACCTCCATAGTCAAATGCCTTTTTCTGATAGAAATCACTctagagaaaaatcaaaggaagaaagCAGTTGTGAAAATGTACCcagttattaaaaacattttttagagtaaagagaagaaagacagagcTAAAAGTGAGCAGTATATTGTATGTTTGAAAAATATGGATTTGTTACTATTATACTCTCAGAAGTTATTAAATTCAGCAGAATATTTAATACCAGATAGACTATCTAACCCTACAGAAAATCCCGATGTTTGAGGATTTGAAATACATATTAGTAAAGGAGCAGCTGAGAGTATCACTGCATGTCAGAGCttcattgtattttttcttccatcttcttttggtttttggttaaCACCTAGCAGGGCTGATGTGACTCCTTCTTTGGAACTCAGTCCTGAtttgaagattgaacctggggctccagtCCTGTGAGCCATTTTTCTGGCCGAAGTTCTtcatttttgtgctttttctACTGTGACATTTTTCAACATCTCCCTATGGGCAAAATTTAGCTCAGTATTTATGCTTCTTGTGTGTAGAGAATTAAGATGTATTGGTCAGGATCA
This region includes:
- the LOC129403519 gene encoding keratin-associated protein 9-3-like codes for the protein MACCTTSGCGLPSSTTTTGPCVSSCCKPACSTTGCGKPTCCITSCGKPACCTTSCGTGGSAGSGQKGGSGAACCRTRWYRPDCCVNFTCLPPCCVASCTPPTCCQLHYVQYSCCRPSYCGQSSCRPSYCGQSSCRPACCKPASSQPTCSQPSCPQPSCPQPADSKPSCPQPADSKPSCSQPADSKSSCSQPADSKPSCSQPTDSKPSCSQPTDSKPSCSQPTDSKPTSNEPAAKR